The following proteins are co-located in the Sporolituus thermophilus DSM 23256 genome:
- a CDS encoding histidine phosphatase family protein has protein sequence MATRFILVRHGETTWNREGRYQGQIDTPLSDFGKWQGERVAAALKDIPIDACYSSPLSRSYDTAVMCARHHGLAVTADDRLLEINHGEWEGMLASEVAARYPDLLEKWRTTVVDVRMPGGETIVDVRDRAMAAFRDYAARHAGQTVLVVAHDAVNKAVLCSILDIDLSHFWQVKQDNTCINVFEYQDNGCWRLVLMNSTAHLGFLFSGIEQKGL, from the coding sequence ATGGCGACACGGTTCATTTTGGTACGCCACGGTGAGACGACCTGGAACCGGGAAGGCCGGTATCAGGGGCAGATTGACACGCCCCTTAGCGACTTTGGCAAATGGCAGGGCGAAAGGGTGGCCGCGGCGCTGAAAGATATCCCGATTGACGCATGCTATTCCAGTCCCTTGTCCCGGTCCTACGATACGGCCGTCATGTGCGCCCGTCATCACGGTCTCGCCGTTACGGCTGATGACCGGCTGTTGGAGATCAATCACGGCGAATGGGAGGGGATGCTCGCCAGCGAAGTGGCGGCGCGCTATCCGGACCTGTTGGAGAAATGGCGGACGACAGTAGTCGATGTCAGGATGCCCGGCGGTGAGACCATCGTCGATGTGCGCGACCGGGCCATGGCCGCTTTCCGCGACTATGCGGCCCGCCACGCCGGCCAGACGGTGCTGGTGGTGGCCCATGATGCGGTCAACAAGGCGGTGCTGTGCTCCATCCTGGATATTGACCTGTCCCATTTTTGGCAGGTCAAGCAGGACAATACCTGCATCAATGTCTTTGAGTATCAGGACAATGGCTGCTGGCGGCTGGTGCTGATGAATTCGACGGCACACCTCGGCTTTTTATTCAGCGGTATTGAACAGAAAGGGCTATGA
- the serA gene encoding phosphoglycerate dehydrogenase — protein MRILVADPVSAEGVKLLEQHFEVDVRHKLPPEELIRVIPAYDALVVRSETKVTKAVIDAAANLKVIGRAGVGVDNIDVEAATKRGIIVLNAPEGNTVAATEHTMAMMLALARNIPQAHATMKAGEWQRSKFMGVELRGKTLGILGLGRIGAGVAKRAMAMEMTVLAYDPFINADNAKALGVELVELDEVLAAADFLTLHLPLTADTRGLLGQDAFKRMKRGVRIINCARGGIIDEGALAQALQDGIVAGAAIDVFEKEPIDPNNPLLGLNNVVLTPHLGASTAEAQVGVAVDVARGIIAALRGEPVTTAVNLAPIPPHVLEVIQPYFKVAEKMGCLAVHLADGRISVVDVEYNGDISEVDTRLVTTAVLKGMLNPILQEKVNYVNAPGIAKARGIKVKEIKSKETANFANLITVRVRTDKTAHMVAGTLFGKTEGRIVMIDGYRVDVEPEGWLLIGPHIDKPGMVGKVGTILGEHNINIAGMQVGRTEQAGTNIMVMAVESDIPTPVMLRIKAVDGILGAKLVNFNAG, from the coding sequence ATGAGAATTTTAGTTGCTGACCCTGTTTCCGCCGAAGGGGTAAAGCTTTTAGAGCAGCACTTTGAAGTCGATGTCAGGCACAAATTGCCGCCGGAGGAACTTATCCGCGTGATTCCGGCCTACGACGCCCTGGTGGTGCGCAGTGAGACCAAGGTCACCAAGGCGGTCATTGACGCCGCGGCTAACCTGAAAGTCATCGGCCGGGCCGGTGTCGGCGTTGATAATATAGACGTCGAGGCGGCTACCAAACGGGGCATCATCGTCCTCAACGCCCCGGAAGGCAACACCGTGGCCGCGACCGAACATACCATGGCCATGATGCTGGCCCTGGCCCGCAATATTCCCCAGGCCCACGCCACCATGAAGGCCGGTGAGTGGCAGCGCAGCAAGTTCATGGGAGTGGAGCTCAGGGGCAAAACGCTCGGCATCCTCGGCCTTGGCCGCATCGGGGCGGGGGTGGCCAAACGGGCCATGGCCATGGAGATGACGGTGCTGGCTTATGACCCGTTTATCAATGCCGATAATGCCAAGGCGTTGGGCGTTGAGCTGGTCGAGCTGGACGAAGTGCTGGCCGCCGCCGATTTCCTCACCCTCCACCTGCCATTGACGGCTGACACCAGGGGCCTGCTCGGCCAGGATGCGTTTAAACGCATGAAGCGGGGCGTACGTATCATTAACTGCGCCCGGGGCGGCATCATCGACGAGGGCGCCCTGGCCCAGGCCCTACAGGACGGCATTGTGGCCGGTGCGGCAATAGACGTTTTTGAAAAGGAACCGATTGATCCGAACAATCCCCTGCTCGGTCTGAACAATGTGGTACTTACTCCCCATCTCGGCGCCTCGACCGCCGAAGCCCAGGTCGGCGTGGCCGTGGATGTCGCTCGCGGCATCATTGCCGCCTTGCGGGGCGAGCCGGTGACCACGGCGGTTAATCTGGCGCCCATCCCGCCCCATGTGCTGGAAGTCATTCAGCCCTATTTCAAGGTGGCGGAAAAGATGGGTTGTCTGGCCGTTCACCTGGCCGACGGCCGCATCAGCGTCGTGGACGTGGAGTATAACGGCGACATCAGTGAGGTCGATACGCGGCTTGTCACCACGGCCGTCCTCAAGGGGATGCTCAACCCCATCCTGCAGGAAAAAGTAAACTATGTCAATGCACCCGGCATCGCCAAGGCGCGGGGCATTAAAGTCAAGGAAATAAAAAGCAAAGAAACGGCCAACTTCGCCAACCTCATCACAGTAAGGGTTCGCACCGACAAGACCGCCCATATGGTGGCCGGCACGCTGTTCGGGAAGACGGAAGGGCGCATTGTCATGATTGACGGCTATCGCGTCGACGTCGAGCCGGAGGGCTGGCTGCTGATCGGCCCCCATATCGACAAGCCGGGCATGGTGGGCAAGGTTGGCACCATCCTGGGTGAGCACAACATCAACATCGCGGGCATGCAGGTTGGCCGCACCGAACAGGCCGGCACCAATATCATGGTAATGGCGGTGGAAAGTGACATTCCCACGCCGGTTATGCTGAGGATTAAGGCCGTCGACGGCATTCTCGGCGCAAAATTAGTCAACTTCAATGCCGGTTAA